From Euzebyales bacterium, the proteins below share one genomic window:
- a CDS encoding ATP-binding cassette domain-containing protein, with the protein MAGEPLLAMSGITKRFGAVEALVDVAFEANAGEVVALVGDNGAGKSTLVKAIAGAQPADDGEIRFAGDVVHITSPHDAQVLGIATVYQDLALCENLDVVANLHLGRERTAAARLIDEVSMEKRTRALLDELAVRTLTSVRTLVASLSGGQRQTVAIARAMLGEPRLVLLDEPTAALGVAQKAQVLELIRRLKGRGMAVVVISHNLVDVFKVADRIVVLRLGRFAGSYDVGAVTEDEVVAAITGAGLGSSDGNGARGGAA; encoded by the coding sequence ATGGCCGGTGAACCGCTGCTCGCGATGTCGGGCATCACCAAACGATTCGGCGCGGTGGAGGCGCTGGTCGACGTCGCGTTCGAGGCGAACGCCGGAGAGGTGGTCGCCCTCGTGGGCGACAACGGCGCCGGCAAGTCGACGTTGGTCAAGGCGATCGCCGGCGCCCAGCCGGCTGACGACGGCGAGATCAGGTTCGCCGGCGACGTCGTGCACATCACCAGCCCGCACGACGCGCAGGTGCTGGGGATCGCCACCGTCTACCAGGACCTGGCGCTGTGCGAGAACCTGGACGTGGTCGCGAACCTCCACCTGGGGCGCGAGCGGACCGCGGCCGCCCGCCTCATCGACGAGGTGTCGATGGAGAAGCGCACCCGCGCGCTCCTCGACGAGCTCGCGGTGCGCACGCTCACGAGTGTCCGCACGCTGGTCGCGTCCCTGTCGGGTGGTCAGCGACAGACCGTTGCGATCGCGCGCGCCATGCTCGGCGAGCCCCGGCTGGTGCTGCTCGACGAGCCGACGGCGGCGCTGGGCGTCGCCCAGAAGGCACAGGTGCTCGAGCTGATCCGTCGGCTGAAGGGGCGCGGCATGGCGGTCGTCGTCATCAGTCACAACCTCGTGGACGTGTTCAAGGTCGCCGACCGCATCGTCGTCCTTCGGCTGGGTCGCTTCGCCGGCAGCTATGACGTGGGCGCCGTCACCGAGGACGAGGTGGTTGCGGCGATCACAGGTGCTGGGCTCGGCTCCAGCGACGGCAACGGCGCACGGGGAGGGGCGGCATGA
- a CDS encoding sugar ABC transporter substrate-binding protein, which produces MTRLISSRLPVWAVVVVLGMLAAACGGGDGESGAGGASEAAPSAGASASEGGGGDGGGGAIALLLPESKTTRYENQDRPAFENKVSELCPDCEIIYSNADQDASKQQQQAEAALVNGAQVMVLDPVDSQSAAAIVEQASSQDVPVISYDRLIVGAPVDYYISFDNEEVGRLQGQWIVDNVPEGGTIVMINGAPTDNNAKLFKQGAHSVIDDSGLEVGQEYDTPDWSPDEAQQEMDQAITAIGKEQIQGVYAANDGTAGGAIAAMKGAGFDPVPPTTGQDAELAAIQRILAGEQGMTVYKAITPEAELAAELAVALVNGEEPQVDVEQTTVNNEAGDVPSYLLKPVVVTTDNVQDTIIADGFLSVEQICTEEYQQACADAGLQ; this is translated from the coding sequence ATGACAAGGTTGATCTCGAGCCGACTGCCAGTGTGGGCGGTCGTCGTCGTGCTGGGCATGCTGGCTGCCGCGTGCGGCGGCGGCGATGGCGAGAGCGGGGCGGGTGGAGCGTCGGAGGCCGCGCCCTCCGCCGGCGCGTCGGCGTCCGAAGGCGGTGGTGGTGACGGCGGCGGCGGCGCGATCGCGCTCCTGCTCCCTGAGTCCAAGACCACGCGGTACGAGAACCAGGACCGGCCCGCCTTCGAGAACAAGGTCTCCGAGCTGTGCCCCGACTGCGAGATCATCTACAGCAACGCCGACCAGGACGCGTCGAAGCAGCAGCAGCAGGCGGAGGCGGCACTCGTCAACGGCGCGCAGGTGATGGTGCTCGACCCCGTCGACTCCCAGTCGGCGGCGGCGATCGTGGAACAGGCCAGCTCTCAGGACGTCCCCGTGATCAGCTATGACCGGCTGATCGTGGGCGCACCGGTCGACTACTACATCTCGTTCGACAACGAGGAGGTCGGCAGGCTGCAGGGCCAGTGGATCGTCGACAACGTGCCCGAGGGCGGAACCATCGTGATGATCAATGGCGCGCCGACCGACAACAACGCCAAGTTGTTCAAGCAGGGCGCGCACAGTGTGATCGACGACAGTGGTCTCGAGGTCGGCCAGGAGTACGACACCCCGGACTGGAGCCCCGACGAGGCGCAGCAGGAGATGGATCAGGCGATCACCGCGATCGGCAAGGAGCAGATTCAGGGCGTCTATGCCGCCAATGACGGCACCGCCGGCGGCGCGATCGCCGCGATGAAGGGCGCAGGCTTCGACCCGGTCCCGCCGACCACCGGGCAGGACGCGGAACTGGCGGCGATCCAGCGCATCCTCGCAGGAGAGCAGGGCATGACCGTCTACAAGGCGATCACGCCGGAGGCGGAGCTCGCCGCCGAGCTGGCCGTGGCGCTGGTCAACGGTGAGGAGCCACAGGTCGACGTCGAACAGACCACCGTCAACAACGAGGCCGGGGACGTTCCGTCCTACCTGCTCAAGCCGGTGGTCGTCACGACGGACAACGTGCAGGACACCATCATCGCCGACGGGTTCCTGTCGGTGGAGCAGATCTGCACCGAGGAGTACCAGCAGGCCTGCGCCGACGCCGGTCTGCAGTAG
- the xylA gene encoding xylose isomerase, translated as MSGAFFPEVDGRIRYAGLDSTDPLTFRWYDADREVAGRRMADHLRFAVAYWHSFNWTGFDIFGDGTLPRPWLHDPGDPVGAARRKMEVAFEFLAKLGAPFFCFHDRDLAPASDTFAASCANLDAMADEAAAHMERTGVGLLWATANLFSHPRYAAGAATNPDPEVFAYAAGQVRHCLEVTHRLGGANYVMWGGREGYETLLNTDMRRELDQMARFVHLVVEHKHRIGFEGPILLEPKPFEPTKHQYDFDVAAVHAFLQRYDLTDDVKVNIEVNHAELSGHDFAHEVEYAAAMGILGSVDANAGDDRLGWDVDRFPASVGDHVPALHAILQAGGFTTGGFNFDAKLRRQSVDRLDLFHAHIGAMDTLAHALVVAAAMLEDGALTDVRAARYAGWTDGLGRSILDGDLSLDDLYRHVHDGNETDEPVSGRQEALERVVGRYIDQTR; from the coding sequence ATGAGCGGCGCGTTCTTCCCCGAGGTCGACGGCCGGATCCGGTATGCCGGCCTGGACAGCACCGACCCGCTGACGTTCCGGTGGTACGACGCCGACCGCGAGGTGGCCGGCCGACGGATGGCCGATCACCTGCGGTTCGCCGTGGCCTACTGGCACTCGTTCAACTGGACCGGGTTCGACATCTTCGGCGACGGCACGCTGCCCCGCCCCTGGCTGCACGACCCCGGCGACCCTGTGGGTGCCGCCCGCCGCAAGATGGAGGTCGCCTTCGAGTTCCTGGCCAAGCTCGGCGCGCCGTTCTTCTGCTTCCACGACCGCGACCTCGCCCCCGCCAGCGACACGTTCGCGGCGTCGTGCGCCAACCTCGACGCCATGGCCGACGAGGCCGCCGCCCACATGGAGCGCACAGGGGTCGGGCTGCTGTGGGCCACCGCGAACCTGTTCAGCCACCCGCGCTACGCAGCGGGCGCCGCGACCAACCCCGACCCGGAGGTGTTCGCGTACGCCGCCGGCCAGGTGCGCCACTGCCTGGAGGTCACCCATCGGCTCGGTGGTGCGAACTACGTGATGTGGGGCGGGCGTGAGGGCTACGAGACGCTGCTCAACACCGACATGCGGCGCGAGCTCGACCAGATGGCCCGCTTCGTGCACCTCGTCGTGGAGCACAAGCACCGGATCGGCTTCGAGGGCCCGATCCTGCTCGAGCCGAAGCCGTTCGAGCCGACCAAGCACCAGTACGACTTCGACGTCGCGGCCGTCCACGCGTTCCTCCAACGCTACGACCTGACCGACGACGTCAAGGTCAACATCGAGGTCAACCACGCCGAGCTGTCCGGCCACGACTTCGCTCACGAGGTCGAGTACGCGGCAGCCATGGGGATCCTGGGCTCGGTCGACGCCAACGCCGGCGACGACCGGCTGGGCTGGGACGTCGACCGGTTCCCCGCGTCCGTCGGCGACCACGTGCCGGCCCTGCACGCGATCCTGCAGGCGGGCGGCTTCACGACCGGTGGCTTCAACTTCGACGCCAAGCTGCGGCGCCAGTCCGTCGATCGCCTCGACCTGTTCCACGCCCACATCGGCGCCATGGACACGCTGGCCCACGCACTGGTGGTCGCGGCAGCGATGCTCGAGGACGGCGCGCTCACCGACGTCCGCGCCGCGCGCTACGCGGGATGGACCGACGGGCTGGGCCGGTCCATCCTCGACGGCGACCTGAGCCTGGACGACCTCTACCGCCACGTGCACGACGGCAACGAGACCGACGAGCCCGTCTCGGGCCGCCAGGAGGCGCTCGAACGCGTGGTCGGACGCTACATCGACCAGACCCGCTGA
- the xylB gene encoding xylulokinase: protein MADQLVCGIDSSTQSTKVELRDPGSGELVATGHAAHPITPPPASEQDPRAWWSALRDALGVAGDRGRDVAAVAVAGQQHGLVLVDDAGDPLRPAKLWNDTTSAPHARALVERHGAQAWADDAGSVPVASFTVTKLAWVADNEPEVLHRTRRVMLPHDYLTWRLTGEHVTDRGDASGTGWWSPRDGRYVRSLLGLVVDDPDGWLERLPRVLRPDEPAGRVTDAAADATGLPAGALVTCGTGDNMAAALGLGLESGDVVMSLGTSGTVYAMSDEPTADASGLVAGFADATGRYLPLVCTLNAAGVTDMVAGLLGVEVGALADLALDAGTPDTPLVLVPYLEGERTPDLPTATGLVTGLRRGTGRADLARAAHLGVLCGLFAGVDALRGSGVALDGRRFLVGGGARSAAYRAFAADLWRAPVVVPAAEEAVAAGACIQAASGLHGELPGQVARRWSLGTGTTIEPAGLVDTDEVRVAYADAAGAAARLAGD from the coding sequence ATGGCGGACCAGCTCGTGTGCGGCATCGACTCGTCGACGCAGTCGACCAAGGTCGAGCTGCGCGACCCCGGTTCGGGCGAGCTCGTCGCCACCGGACACGCCGCGCACCCGATCACCCCGCCGCCGGCGAGCGAGCAGGACCCTCGGGCCTGGTGGTCGGCGCTGCGCGACGCGCTCGGTGTGGCCGGCGACCGCGGCCGCGACGTCGCGGCCGTCGCGGTCGCCGGACAGCAGCACGGGCTCGTGCTCGTCGACGACGCGGGGGACCCGCTGCGACCGGCGAAGCTGTGGAACGACACGACGTCGGCGCCGCACGCCCGGGCCCTGGTCGAACGCCACGGTGCGCAGGCATGGGCAGACGACGCCGGATCGGTGCCCGTCGCCTCGTTCACCGTGACCAAGCTCGCCTGGGTCGCCGACAACGAACCCGAGGTCCTGCACCGCACGCGACGGGTCATGCTGCCCCACGACTACCTGACCTGGCGGCTGACCGGCGAGCACGTCACCGATCGCGGCGACGCGTCGGGCACGGGGTGGTGGTCGCCGCGCGACGGCAGGTACGTCCGGTCCCTGCTCGGCCTCGTCGTCGACGATCCCGATGGATGGTTGGAGCGCCTCCCCCGGGTGCTGAGGCCCGACGAGCCGGCCGGTCGCGTGACCGACGCGGCGGCGGACGCAACCGGCCTTCCAGCGGGAGCACTCGTGACCTGCGGCACCGGCGACAACATGGCCGCGGCGCTCGGCCTGGGCCTCGAGTCCGGTGACGTGGTGATGTCACTGGGAACGTCGGGGACGGTCTACGCGATGTCGGACGAGCCCACGGCCGACGCGTCGGGTCTGGTGGCCGGCTTCGCCGACGCGACCGGGCGGTACCTGCCGCTGGTGTGCACGCTGAACGCGGCGGGCGTCACCGACATGGTCGCCGGACTGCTCGGCGTCGAGGTCGGCGCGCTCGCCGACCTGGCGCTGGACGCAGGAACGCCGGACACGCCGCTCGTGCTGGTGCCCTACCTCGAGGGCGAGCGCACGCCCGACCTGCCGACCGCGACCGGCCTGGTGACGGGTCTGCGCCGCGGCACGGGGCGCGCCGACCTGGCGCGCGCCGCCCACCTCGGCGTGCTGTGCGGGCTGTTCGCCGGCGTCGACGCGCTGCGCGGCAGCGGCGTGGCACTTGACGGACGACGGTTCCTGGTCGGCGGTGGCGCGCGTTCGGCCGCCTACCGCGCCTTCGCCGCCGACCTGTGGCGCGCACCCGTCGTAGTGCCCGCCGCCGAGGAGGCCGTCGCCGCGGGCGCCTGCATCCAGGCGGCCAGCGGTCTGCATGGCGAGCTGCCGGGCCAGGTCGCGCGGCGCTGGTCGCTGGGGACCGGCACCACGATCGAGCCCGCGGGCCTCGTCGACACCGACGAGGTCCGCGTGGCCTATGCCGACGCGGCCGGGGCCGCCGCTCGACTCGCGGGCGACTGA
- a CDS encoding ROK family transcriptional regulator: MRRLNLRLVLQEIMEQGPRSRAAIAESTGLTKSTVSTLVADLTDRGLLSDAGWEDDGTVGRPGRLVELSGESVAGLGLEINVDYLAVCVIDLTGRVRHERLLARENRGSGPGQVFDELAGLGRAAIAACEAEGLTPVAATLGAPGLVDVDTGTLVFAPNLGWEAIPLTAELAARLGRPALHTMVDNEANLAAQGELWQGRGRDLGDFVHISGETGVGAGVVIRGELVRGGAGFGGEFGHIPMVEGRPCPCGSYGCLERLVGQEALLTAAGLEARVGTTVAVPDGGVAALVERARAGDAATLDALHEAGRTLGRALATMVNLFAPNSVVLGGSFAALHDWLRDPLRAELERRSFVLRYADVAVVPSSLGTAAAVRGAAARALRTVCDDPLIVAASG, from the coding sequence ATGCGTCGCCTGAACCTGCGGCTCGTGCTGCAGGAGATCATGGAGCAGGGTCCGCGGTCGCGTGCGGCAATCGCCGAGTCGACCGGGCTGACCAAGTCGACCGTGTCCACGCTCGTCGCGGATCTCACCGACCGTGGGCTGCTCAGCGATGCGGGCTGGGAGGACGACGGCACCGTCGGTCGGCCCGGCCGGCTGGTCGAGCTGTCTGGAGAGTCCGTGGCGGGCCTCGGTCTGGAGATCAATGTCGACTACCTGGCGGTGTGCGTGATCGACCTGACCGGCCGGGTCCGGCACGAGCGGCTGCTCGCGCGCGAGAACAGGGGATCGGGGCCGGGACAGGTGTTCGACGAGCTCGCCGGCCTGGGTCGGGCGGCGATCGCGGCGTGCGAGGCGGAGGGGCTGACCCCGGTGGCCGCCACCCTCGGCGCGCCCGGTCTCGTCGACGTCGACACCGGCACCCTGGTGTTCGCGCCGAACCTCGGGTGGGAGGCGATTCCCCTGACGGCGGAGCTGGCCGCGCGCCTGGGCCGTCCGGCGTTGCACACGATGGTCGACAACGAGGCCAACCTCGCCGCCCAGGGCGAGCTCTGGCAGGGTCGAGGGCGCGACCTGGGCGACTTCGTCCACATCAGCGGCGAGACCGGTGTGGGTGCGGGCGTCGTCATCCGCGGTGAGCTCGTGCGTGGCGGCGCCGGGTTCGGCGGGGAGTTCGGGCACATCCCGATGGTCGAGGGTCGGCCCTGTCCCTGCGGCTCCTACGGTTGCCTGGAGCGGCTGGTCGGGCAGGAGGCGCTGCTGACGGCGGCCGGCCTGGAGGCGCGCGTCGGGACCACGGTCGCTGTCCCGGACGGCGGCGTCGCCGCCCTGGTGGAGCGGGCGCGTGCCGGCGACGCGGCCACGCTCGATGCGCTCCACGAGGCCGGACGCACGCTGGGGCGTGCGCTGGCCACCATGGTCAACCTGTTCGCGCCGAACAGTGTTGTGCTGGGCGGCAGCTTCGCGGCGCTGCACGACTGGCTCCGCGACCCGCTCCGTGCCGAGCTCGAGCGGCGGTCCTTCGTCCTGCGCTACGCCGACGTGGCGGTGGTGCCGTCGTCGCTGGGCACCGCAGCGGCTGTGCGGGGCGCGGCGGCCAGGGCGCTGCGCACGGTGTGCGATGACCCGCTCATCGTCGCCGCGAGCGGGTGA